A portion of the Bacillus oleivorans genome contains these proteins:
- a CDS encoding glycerol-3-phosphate responsive antiterminator has translation MKQKILPASTNLKDFELFLQSDYEVGIFLELHISQLKNVSKMAHSYHKKMIYHVDLIHGIKSDEYATEYICQEFKPYGLISTKSNVILKAKQKGVISVQRLFLIDSHALEKSFRLVEKTKPDYIEVLPGIMPWMIPKIRERVQIPIITGGLICTKEEVDNALQAGAEAITTSNKQLWEYFGPA, from the coding sequence GTGAAGCAAAAAATTCTGCCCGCATCCACCAATTTAAAGGATTTTGAATTATTTTTACAAAGCGACTATGAGGTTGGCATATTTCTTGAACTACATATTTCACAATTAAAAAATGTTTCAAAGATGGCCCATTCGTATCATAAAAAAATGATTTATCACGTGGATTTGATCCATGGGATAAAAAGTGATGAGTATGCTACCGAATATATTTGTCAGGAATTTAAGCCATATGGTTTGATTTCAACAAAATCAAATGTCATTTTGAAAGCAAAGCAGAAGGGGGTTATTTCGGTTCAACGCCTATTCTTAATTGATTCCCATGCGCTCGAGAAGAGTTTTCGCTTAGTTGAAAAAACAAAGCCTGATTATATTGAGGTCTTGCCAGGCATTATGCCATGGATGATTCCGAAAATAAGAGAACGGGTTCAAATACCTATTATCACTGGCGGATTAATTTGTACCAAAGAAGAAGTAGATAATGCTCTTCAAGCAGGGGCGGAAGCTATTACTACGTCTAACAAACAGC